In the Theobroma cacao cultivar B97-61/B2 chromosome 1, Criollo_cocoa_genome_V2, whole genome shotgun sequence genome, one interval contains:
- the LOC18610761 gene encoding thaumatin-like protein 1b isoform X2 yields the protein MRPRPAPTPLTSSITHHVVSFVLVMFFLLLFSGAHSSTFTIVNKCSYTVWPGVLSGAGTPPISPTGFILQPGESTSISIPTSWSGRLWGRTFCTEDSSGKFSCLTGDCGSSALECSGGGGIPPATLAEFTLNGAGGLDFYDVSLVDGYNLPMMVSPQGGTGGNCTSAGCAAYLNGDCPLELKVVDGTEGVACKSACDALGDPKYCCSGAYATPNTCKPSSYSEFFKTACPTAYSYAYDDGTSTFTCAGADYVITFCPTPSTSVKSANPMAVDISVGYRPVSSALIGGAITTLAAIWQLRHLF from the exons ATGCGTCCTCGCCCTGCCCCCACTCCCCTTACCTCTTCTATAACACATCACGTG GTTTCCTTTGTGTTGGTTATGTTCTTCCTTCTATTGTTCTCAG GCGCTCATTCATCAACGTTCACAATTGTGAACAAATGCAGCTATACAGTTTGGCCAGGGGTGCTGTCAGGTGCTGGAACCCCGCCAATATCACCCACAGGTTTCATTCTTCAACCAGGCGAATCAACATCTATCTCTATTCCAACATCTTGGTCAGGTCGCTTATGGGGTCGCACTTTTTGCACAGAAGACTCTTCGGGCAAATTCTCATGCCTCACCGGAGACTGCGGCTCATCTGCACTAGAATGCTCTGGCGGTGGCGGCATCCCTCCGGCAACCCTTGCGGAGTTTACACTGAATGGTGCTGGGGGATTGGATTTCTACGATGTTAGCCTTGTTGATGGCTACAACCTACCGATGATGGTATCCCCGCAGGGTGGAACTGGAGGTAACTGTACATCCGCTGGATGTGCTGCGTATTTGAATGGTGACTGTCCTCTCGAGCTTAAGGTTGTCGATGGGACTGAAGGGGTGGCATGTAAGAGTGCCTGCGATGCTTTGGGGGACCCCAAATATTGCTGCAGTGGAGCTTATGCTACACCAAACACATGCAAGCCCAGTTCTTATTCAGAATTCTTCAAGACCGCGTGTCCTACAGCTTATAGCTACGCCTATGATGATGGAACCAGTACCTTCACTTGTGCTGGTGCTGATTATGTTATTACTTTCTGCCCTACCCCTTCCACCAG TGTCAAGTCCGCCAACCCCATGGCTGTTGACATATCAGTCGGCTACCGTCCTGTTTCATCAGCTCTCATTGGCGGTGCCATCACCACCCTGGCGGCAATCTGGCAGTTGCGGCATCTCTTTTGA
- the LOC18610761 gene encoding thaumatin-like protein 1b isoform X1 → MLISTNWDACPIWTKGYTRKQARIADLCNSLQVSFVLVMFFLLLFSGAHSSTFTIVNKCSYTVWPGVLSGAGTPPISPTGFILQPGESTSISIPTSWSGRLWGRTFCTEDSSGKFSCLTGDCGSSALECSGGGGIPPATLAEFTLNGAGGLDFYDVSLVDGYNLPMMVSPQGGTGGNCTSAGCAAYLNGDCPLELKVVDGTEGVACKSACDALGDPKYCCSGAYATPNTCKPSSYSEFFKTACPTAYSYAYDDGTSTFTCAGADYVITFCPTPSTSVKSANPMAVDISVGYRPVSSALIGGAITTLAAIWQLRHLF, encoded by the exons ATGCTCATCTCAACTAATTGGGACGCTTGCCCCATTTGGACTAAAGGTTATACGAGAAAACAGGCGAGGATTGCTGATCTATGCAATAGCCTGCAG GTTTCCTTTGTGTTGGTTATGTTCTTCCTTCTATTGTTCTCAG GCGCTCATTCATCAACGTTCACAATTGTGAACAAATGCAGCTATACAGTTTGGCCAGGGGTGCTGTCAGGTGCTGGAACCCCGCCAATATCACCCACAGGTTTCATTCTTCAACCAGGCGAATCAACATCTATCTCTATTCCAACATCTTGGTCAGGTCGCTTATGGGGTCGCACTTTTTGCACAGAAGACTCTTCGGGCAAATTCTCATGCCTCACCGGAGACTGCGGCTCATCTGCACTAGAATGCTCTGGCGGTGGCGGCATCCCTCCGGCAACCCTTGCGGAGTTTACACTGAATGGTGCTGGGGGATTGGATTTCTACGATGTTAGCCTTGTTGATGGCTACAACCTACCGATGATGGTATCCCCGCAGGGTGGAACTGGAGGTAACTGTACATCCGCTGGATGTGCTGCGTATTTGAATGGTGACTGTCCTCTCGAGCTTAAGGTTGTCGATGGGACTGAAGGGGTGGCATGTAAGAGTGCCTGCGATGCTTTGGGGGACCCCAAATATTGCTGCAGTGGAGCTTATGCTACACCAAACACATGCAAGCCCAGTTCTTATTCAGAATTCTTCAAGACCGCGTGTCCTACAGCTTATAGCTACGCCTATGATGATGGAACCAGTACCTTCACTTGTGCTGGTGCTGATTATGTTATTACTTTCTGCCCTACCCCTTCCACCAG TGTCAAGTCCGCCAACCCCATGGCTGTTGACATATCAGTCGGCTACCGTCCTGTTTCATCAGCTCTCATTGGCGGTGCCATCACCACCCTGGCGGCAATCTGGCAGTTGCGGCATCTCTTTTGA
- the LOC18610762 gene encoding cold shock domain-containing protein 3, producing MAEQQQEQQQSRSAGKVLWFNDQKGFGFIRPDDESEDLFVHQSSIKSDGYRSLAEGESVEFTVSQGNGGKTQAVDVTAIGGSPISKKDRRGGGGGGFGGGWRGGNDRRNGNGCFNCGDLNHLARDCSKNASNYNDSDNYSNVPNGGGGGSYCYNCGEAGHFARECRRDSGGVGGGGSGKCYNCGKYGHFARDCNRNSGGGGGSSGSCFVCGGFGHLARDCDNNRELKCFNCGEAGHYARECANFSGKKE from the coding sequence ATGGCTGAGCAACAACAAGAACAGCAGCAATCAAGATCCGCCGGCAAGGTACTTTGGTTCAATGACCAAAAGGGTTTCGGCTTTATTCGACCTGATGATGAGAGTGAAGATCTCTTCGTCCATCAATCTTCAATCAAATCCGACGGCTACCGTAGCCTAGCCGAGGGCGAATCCGTTGAGTTCACTGTCTCCCAAGGCAACGGCGGCAAGACCCAGGCTGTTGATGTAACTGCAATCGGTGGCTCTCCTATCAGTAAAAAGGACCGTCGCggtggtggtggaggaggttTTGGTGGAGGCTGGAGAGGCGGAAACGATCGGAGGAACGGCAACGGATGTTTTAACTGTGGGGATTTGAATCATCTGGCTAGGGATTGCAGTAAGAACGCTAGTAATTACAACGATAGCGATAATTACAGTAATGTCCCCAATGGCGGTGGTGGCGGCAGTTattgttataattgtggtGAGGCGGGGCATTTTGCAAGGGAGTGTAGGAGAGATAGTGGCGGGGTTGGTGGTGGTGGCTCTGGGAAGTGTTATAACTGCGGGAAATATGGGCACTTTGCCAGAGACTGTAATAGAAACAGCGGTGGTGGCGGTGGGAGCAGCGGAAGCTGCTTCGTGTGTGGAGGATTTGGGCATTTGGCGAGGGATTGTGACAATAATAGGGaactaaaatgttttaattgcGGCGAGGCTGGCCATTATGCAAGGGAGTGTGCTAACTTTAGTGGAAAAAAAGAGTAA